The Staphylothermus marinus F1 genome has a segment encoding these proteins:
- a CDS encoding YkgJ family cysteine cluster protein: protein MLCGDICCNFQHINDSPLVFPWEKRTLLELGKRYDRKLVFKPYLGYEIDNNIYAVVFYRWIINGKCPFLSEKGICTIHGKKPYSCKMFPLIIGIDDNTLRVSGACPWITRYLEKIRNSDPSKVFRNEYKIAVKVFVIIKIIEEFAKSNGWKRIIFTSKELERKNIIFVDIDSILNNIEKTIDYDDER from the coding sequence ATGTTGTGCGGGGATATATGCTGTAATTTTCAACATATAAATGATTCGCCCCTAGTTTTCCCTTGGGAAAAGAGAACTCTTCTCGAATTAGGTAAAAGATATGATAGGAAATTAGTGTTTAAACCCTATCTGGGCTATGAAATAGACAATAATATATATGCAGTTGTATTTTATCGATGGATAATTAACGGTAAGTGCCCGTTTCTATCAGAGAAAGGTATATGCACAATACATGGTAAGAAACCATATTCCTGCAAAATGTTCCCCTTAATAATAGGTATTGATGATAATACGTTGAGAGTAAGTGGTGCATGTCCATGGATTACTAGATATCTCGAGAAAATAAGGAATAGTGATCCAAGCAAGGTATTTAGGAACGAATATAAGATTGCTGTTAAAGTTTTCGTGATAATAAAAATCATAGAAGAGTTCGCAAAATCCAATGGATGGAAAAGAATAATCTTTACCAGTAAAGAGCTTGAGCGGAAGAATATCATTTTTGTAGATATTGATAGCATTTTAAATAATATTGAGAAAACCATTGACTACGATGATGAAAGGTGA
- a CDS encoding cation:proton antiporter, whose amino-acid sequence MIAEEVAAELLLVLSIIIIVAKVLEELISYYGYPPVLGDILAGIILGPSVLGLLTPEIIDYLDAIKWIGIISLLFLAGLETKFTQFMSSIKSSLLVAAGGIIGSFILGYFAGIFAGLNSNQSIFLGTILTATSVGLTVKTLTDVGALGTRYFTVILGAAVLDDVGGLIVFGLAIAMVTTGFTRIEELALTAIIAISFYIITLFLLHKSSRVIWGLLKHISHLEDSIIAFLLGLTLIIAWASVKFNLSLVVGAYLVGLAFSEVRGVENVIRRFSLIPDIFASIFFVLSAASIDIKPYIIHVEYLGFIGIVLIVAFAGKILGCGLTAKLSKFDWKGSLFIGIGMLPRAEVALVVSALGKGYGVVTDSMIAATIFVIYVTSIVTPLVLTSLLKRMRIK is encoded by the coding sequence GTGATAGCTGAAGAAGTTGCAGCAGAATTATTGCTGGTTTTATCTATTATAATAATTGTTGCAAAGGTCTTGGAAGAGCTGATTAGTTATTATGGTTATCCTCCTGTTCTAGGAGATATTTTGGCAGGTATTATATTAGGCCCCTCCGTTCTCGGCTTACTTACCCCGGAAATTATTGATTACTTAGATGCTATAAAATGGATAGGGATCATAAGCTTATTATTTCTAGCAGGATTAGAAACAAAGTTTACACAATTTATGAGTAGTATAAAGAGTAGTTTACTCGTCGCAGCCGGCGGTATTATTGGTTCTTTTATATTAGGGTATTTTGCAGGTATTTTTGCCGGGTTAAACAGTAATCAAAGCATTTTTCTTGGAACAATATTAACAGCTACAAGTGTTGGATTAACTGTCAAGACATTAACGGATGTGGGAGCGCTTGGAACAAGGTATTTCACAGTAATTCTAGGAGCAGCAGTTCTCGACGATGTGGGTGGTTTAATAGTGTTTGGCTTAGCAATAGCCATGGTAACAACAGGATTTACAAGAATAGAAGAACTAGCATTAACAGCTATTATTGCAATATCGTTCTATATTATCACATTATTCTTACTCCATAAAAGCTCTAGAGTGATCTGGGGGTTGCTGAAACATATAAGTCACTTAGAAGATTCAATAATCGCTTTCCTGTTAGGATTAACTCTCATTATTGCATGGGCTAGTGTAAAATTTAATTTAAGCCTTGTTGTCGGAGCATATCTTGTTGGTTTAGCCTTTAGTGAGGTTAGGGGGGTTGAGAATGTTATTCGTAGATTTAGTTTAATACCTGATATATTTGCATCCATATTCTTCGTATTATCTGCTGCATCAATAGATATTAAACCATATATTATTCACGTAGAATATCTAGGTTTTATAGGTATAGTACTTATAGTTGCATTTGCCGGCAAAATTCTGGGATGTGGATTAACAGCTAAGCTTAGCAAATTTGACTGGAAAGGTTCATTATTCATCGGTATCGGAATGTTGCCTAGAGCTGAAGTTGCACTTGTAGTATCTGCCCTAGGAAAAGGATATGGTGTGGTTACTGACTCGATGATTGCTGCAACTATATTTGTCATATATGTTACTAGCATTGTAACACCTCTAGTATTAACAAGTTTATTGAAAAGAATGAGAATAAAATAG